The following are from one region of the Gossypium hirsutum isolate 1008001.06 chromosome D03, Gossypium_hirsutum_v2.1, whole genome shotgun sequence genome:
- the LOC121215399 gene encoding uncharacterized protein, which produces MSGEMIESAVKSGKIDVGKNNRRQNSKKKESEVNNVNTYNKSITMNQPKKVVAGQQGSSKEESGPPYPKWYDANAQCDYHAGVVGHSIEHCTTFKRLVEKLIKIGVVKVDDSSGTGKKVKENIAEVKIPLKRVWREMSMIDNGEIEFFEEVEGKESICASESETRIPKVNHPVIIISRPKVTEVRAQVTPKIVIQKPTKFSYKDDKKVPWNYECEVTVSGKETSISVVKESQKIGSYTNTEEYCSRINAQAESAEGEVLTAEQKEERSLINEPIKEEEATEFLRFLKHSEYSMVEQLHKQPARISVLALLMSSEVHRNALMKALNEVYMASDISVNQLDRLVNNISADNFIFFNDDEIPFGALIDNGSALNVLPLSTLSRLPVDSSHMKTCQNVVRAFDGTERKVLGRIEMPLQIGPNTYEVDFIVMDINPSYNCLLERPWIHSAGAVPSSLHQKLKLVTEGRLVTINAEEGIIASITSNAPYVETDKEAVECSFRTLEFVNATFIAEGNRIPIPKISRTTRMGLQLMVGKGVVLGK; this is translated from the exons ATGAGTGGTGAGATGATTGAAAGTGCTGTAAAGAGCGGGAAGATTGATGTTGGAAAGAACAACAGAAGGCAAAactcaaagaaaaaagaaagtgaggtgaataatgtgaatacATACAACAAGTCAATTACGATGAATCAGCCCAAGAAGGTAGTGGCAGGTCAACAAGGTTCATCAAAAGAGGAATCTGGT CCtccatatcctaaatggtatgatgcgaatgcaCAATGTGATTACCATGCAGGAGTTGTGGGGCACTCAATAGAGCATTGTACTACTTTTAAAAGACTTGTTGAGAAGCTCATTAAGATAGGCGTTGTCAAGGTAGATGATTCATCAG GTACGGGGAAGAAGGTCAAGGAGAATATTGCTGAGGTAAAGATCCCTTTGAAGAGGGTTTGGAGAGAAATG AGCATGATAGATAATGGAGAAATAGAGTTTTTTGAAGAGGTGGAAGGAAAAGAAAGTATATGTGCATCAGAGTCAGAGACGAGGATTCCGAAGGTTAATCATCCTGTGATTATCATTTCGCGCCCTAAGGTTACTGAAGTTAGGGCACAGGTGACACCGAAGATTGTTATTCAAAAGCCAACGAAGTTTTCGTATAAGGATGACAAGAAGGTCCCCTGGAATTATGAGTGCGAGGTAACAGTTTCGGGGAAGGAAACTTCAATTAGTGTTGTGAAAGAAAGCCAAAAGATAGGTTCTTATACGAATACTGAGGAGTACTGTAGTCGGATAAATGCTCAAGCAGAGTCAGCGGAGGGAGAAGTTCTTACGGCGGAGCAAAAGGAAGAGAGGTCATTGATTAATGAGCCAATAAAAGAGGAAGAAGCTACTGAATTCTTGAGATTTTTGAAGCACAGTGAGTATAGCATGGTAGAGCAACTGCATAAACAGCCAGCTCGTATATCTGTGTTGGCCTTGCTTATGAGTTCAGAGGTGCATCGAAATGCGCTGATGAAGGCGTTAAATGAAGTATACATGGCAAGTGATATTTCTGTCAACCAATTGGATCGATTGGTCAACAATATAAGCGCTgataattttatcttcttcaacgatgacgAAATACCATTTGGAG CTTTAATTGATAATGGGTCCGCATTGAATGTACTGCCCTTATCTACTCTTAGTAGACTACCTGTGGATAGCTCACATATGAAAACGTGTCAAAATGTGGTGAGGGCATTCGATGGAACGGAAAGGAAGGTTTTGGGGAGGATTGAGATGCCGTTGCAGATTGGCCCAAATACTTATGAAGTGGATTTCATTGTAATGGATATCAACCCTTCTTATAATTGCTTGTTGGAAAGACCTTGGATACATTCGGCAGGGGCTGTACCGTCATCGTTGCATCAGAAGTTGAAGTTAGTGACAGAGGGACGGTTAGTGACCATAAATGCTGAGGAGGGTATTATTGCGTCAATAACCAGTAATGCACCGTACGTGGAAACAGATAAGGAGGCAGTGGAATGTTCTTTCCGAACCTTAGAGTTTGTGAATGCAACATTTATTGCTGAGGGGAATAGAATTCCAATACCGAAGATATCCAGGACTACAAGAATGGGCCTTCAATTAATGGTGGGAAAAGGAGTTGTACTGGGAAAATGA